The Gordonia mangrovi genome includes the window ACCTCGGCGTCGTTGTGGTCCAGGAGTCGGGTTTCGACCAGATCGTCGTCAACGGTGTACCCGGACGACCCCGACTTCAGCGGCATATCGGAGGTGTAAAGCGTGGCCCCCATCACTTCGCTGGTGCCGAACCCGGCGGCGATCCGTTCGACACCGAAACGCTCCATGAACGGCTTCATGATCTGCGGCACGATCGGCGCCATCACCAGCGACCGCAGCGGATTGTCGGCGTCATCGGGCTTGGGCGGCTGGTTCATCAGGTAGATGTGCATGGTGCCCAGCGTCATCGTGTGCTCGGCTCCGAAATGGCGGATGCGATCCCAGTAGTCGGAGACGGAGAAGCGGGAATCGATACATGCCGTACCGCCGCTGACGAGTGCGGGGAAGATGTTCATGACCCAACCGCCGGAGTTGTACATCGGCATGGGGTAGTAGAACACCTCGCCCGGTCCCTGCACCTTGCGGAAGACGTCATTGTGGCGCTGTGCCCACAGCATCCAGACGGCATGCGGTTGCATGACGCCCTTCGATCGGCCGGTGGTGCCCGAGGTCCACAGCACGGCGCTGGTGTCGAGTGGATCGTGTGTGATCGATCCCTCCCAGCGCTCGTTCTTCGCGAGATCCGCGAAGTCATGCGACACCACTCCCTCGAGTTCGCTTCCACCGCTTCCGCGAACGATGACGTGCTTGAACGGGAGATCATTGAGCTTCGCCACTTCGGCCAGGTGATGCGCCTCGACGACGAGGACCTCGGCCTTGCTGGCCCTGAACAGTTCGGCGAGCCAGTCGCCCCGATACTCGGTCGAGAACGGCGACCAGACGCCGCCGGCCCGGTTCACTCCGAATGCTGTGACCGCCAGGTCGGCGGAGTTGTCCATGAACAGCGCGACGCGTGAACCGACACCCACACCGAGGTCGCTGAACCCCTTGGCGAAGCGATCGGCCAGTGCGTCGACCTCCCCGTAGGTCAATGACGTATCAGCGTCCCGCAGGAAAACCTGTTCGCTCCGCTCCTCGGCCTGAAGTCGGAGCACATCGACAGGAATGCGGTGGGCGAGATTGTTCAGGGGATCTGTTGTCATATCTTCGCACTCTCTTCGTTGCCAGTGTCGGCCCTCGTCGGGGCGGGACTCATCGCGGATCAATGTGACGTAATTATTAAACTATATGATCGGTGTGGCGTCAACCACACGCGCGCTAATTGTCGGAATTGGGCCACAGTGGGTACGGGCTGCTCAGAAGCGTGTTGAAGCGCCGGAAACACCTCGCGGACAAGTCTGTTCGTAACGAACGGACTTGTCCGCGAAGGCCCAGGGTGCCCGACCGTTGCCGGCCCGCAAACGTCTCGGTGGTTTCAGGAACCGGCGCCGGCCATGAGGTCGCTGATGTCGGCGACGTAGGGCGCGTGCGCCAGCAGGCCGCCGTCCACGTGGATGACCTGGCCGGTGATGAAGCTCGATTTGTCCGACGCCAGGAAGATCGCGGCATGGGCGATGTCCTCGCGAGCGCCCAGTCGGCCCATCAAGTGCTGGCGGGTCATGATCTCGGCCATTTTTCCTGCCGCCCAGTCCTTCTCGGTGGCCGGGGTGACGATGAGGCCGGGTGAGATCGCATTGCACCGGATCCCGTGGCGTCCGTACTCCACGGCCGCATAGGTTGTCAGGCGCGCGATCGCCGCCTTGCCCGCGCCGTAGGCAGGATGTCCGAGATCGCCGGTCGCACCCGCATCCGAGGTGGCGTTGATGATGGAACCGCGGCCGCGCTCCCGGATGCGCTCGGCCGCCATCTTGGTGCACAACATCGTGCCGCTGACGTTTATGCGAAACGTCTCGTCCCATGCCGAGGCGTCGGCGCGCGCGATGTCGTGATCGAGGTTCTTCGCGATGTGGGTGGCCGAGGCGTTGTTGAAGATCGCGTCGAGACCGCCGTAGGTGTCAGTGGTGTAGTCGAACAGTGCCGCGATCGACTGGTGGTCACCGAGGTCGAACGTGCATGCCGACGCCTGTCCGCCTGCCGCGACGATGGACTTCGCGACTCGTTCGGCGGCGTCGGTATTGATGTCGGCGACGACAACCGATGCGCCCTCTGCCGCGAACAGTTCTGCGGTCGTCTCACCGATCCCCGATCCGGAACCGGTGATGATTGCTACTTTGCCTTCGAGGTCAGCCATTGTTCTCTCCTGATGTGACTATGTCGTTTACAGTGCGTTCGTCTGTGCGGACCGAGGGTGAGATCCTGAGGCTCGCTCTGCGGGAAGCTTTTCGGAGCAAGCTGTCATGCACCCCCCGTCAGCATCAGCGTCTGGCCCGACATATAGGTGAGGTTCTTGTCTGCCAGCGCAACAACCGCGCCGCCGATGTCGGTCTCGGGATCGCCGACCCGCCCCAACGGCACGGCCTTCTGCATCCGTTCGAACCGTTCCGGATTCGCATCGCGGAACTCTTCCATCGCGGGGGAGAGGGCATTGGGGACGATGATGTTGACCCGAATGCCGTGTGGGCCCCACTCGCGGGCCGCGACGCGACTCAGTCCGCGAATGGCCTCTTTGGCCATCGCGTACGCACCGAACCCCTTGTTGCCCTCAATCGCGGTAGTTGACCCGAAATTGACGATGCACGGATTGGCGCTCGCCTTCAGGTGGGGGAACGCTGCCTGCATGGCGAAAAAGGTTGCCATGGCGCCGCTGTTCCACGACAGTTCGATGTCCTCGACGGTCACGTCGACCAGTGCTCCCTGAT containing:
- a CDS encoding SDR family NAD(P)-dependent oxidoreductase, with protein sequence MSGVLAEHVALVTGGGQGIGRGVSHALAKAGAAVAVVGRTESKCVAVVDELTALGARAIAVKCDVTKREDVDAAVSRTVEELGGLDILVNNAQSSNQGALVDVTVEDIELSWNSGAMATFFAMQAAFPHLKASANPCIVNFGSTTAIEGNKGFGAYAMAKEAIRGLSRVAAREWGPHGIRVNIIVPNALSPAMEEFRDANPERFERMQKAVPLGRVGDPETDIGGAVVALADKNLTYMSGQTLMLTGGA
- a CDS encoding AMP-binding protein — protein: MTTDPLNNLAHRIPVDVLRLQAEERSEQVFLRDADTSLTYGEVDALADRFAKGFSDLGVGVGSRVALFMDNSADLAVTAFGVNRAGGVWSPFSTEYRGDWLAELFRASKAEVLVVEAHHLAEVAKLNDLPFKHVIVRGSGGSELEGVVSHDFADLAKNERWEGSITHDPLDTSAVLWTSGTTGRSKGVMQPHAVWMLWAQRHNDVFRKVQGPGEVFYYPMPMYNSGGWVMNIFPALVSGGTACIDSRFSVSDYWDRIRHFGAEHTMTLGTMHIYLMNQPPKPDDADNPLRSLVMAPIVPQIMKPFMERFGVERIAAGFGTSEVMGATLYTSDMPLKSGSSGYTVDDDLVETRLLDHNDAEVGVGEVGEFCVRPRVPGSLFSGYLDEPEKTIEAFRNLWFHTGDLGRRDEDGELFFVDRKKDALRHKGRNTSTFEVEHIALRHPDVANAAAVGVKLADLEHEEELMLVLQPNEGAVIDPLEFCKFIDENAPYFFVPRYVKIVQDFPMTPTGKIQKYVLRDFGVTSDTWDRTKEAPDWAERRPAKAAAMS
- a CDS encoding SDR family NAD(P)-dependent oxidoreductase, with translation MADLEGKVAIITGSGSGIGETTAELFAAEGASVVVADINTDAAERVAKSIVAAGGQASACTFDLGDHQSIAALFDYTTDTYGGLDAIFNNASATHIAKNLDHDIARADASAWDETFRINVSGTMLCTKMAAERIRERGRGSIINATSDAGATGDLGHPAYGAGKAAIARLTTYAAVEYGRHGIRCNAISPGLIVTPATEKDWAAGKMAEIMTRQHLMGRLGAREDIAHAAIFLASDKSSFITGQVIHVDGGLLAHAPYVADISDLMAGAGS